From Corvus moneduloides isolate bCorMon1 chromosome 2, bCorMon1.pri, whole genome shotgun sequence, one genomic window encodes:
- the HMGB1 gene encoding high mobility group protein B1 codes for MGKGDPKKPRGKMSSYAFFVQTCREEHKKKHPDASVNFSEFSKKCSERWKTMSSKEKGKFEDMAKADKLRYEKEMKNYVPPKGETKKKFKDPNAPKRPPSAFFLFCSEFRPKIKGEHPGLSIGDVAKKLGEMWNNTAADDKQPYEKKAAKLKEKYEKDIAAYRAKGKVDGGKKVVAKAEKSKKKKEEEEDEDEDEEDEDDEEEEEEEDEDDDDDE; via the exons atGGGCAAAGGTGATCCTAAGAAGCCGAGAGGTAAAATGTCTTCATACGCCTTCTTTGTGCAAACCTGTCGGGAGGAGCACAAGAAGAAACATCCAGATGCGTCAGTGAACTTCTCAGAGTTCTCAAAAAAATGCTCAGAACGATGGAAG ACTATGTCTTCTAAGGAGAAAGGGAAGTTTGAAGATATGGCAAAGGCTGACAAGCTTcgttatgaaaaagaaatgaaaaactaTGTACCACCTAagggggaaacaaaaaagaagttcAAGGATCCAAATGCACCGAAGAGGCCTCC TTCggcttttttcttgttctgctcTGAGTTTCGTCCAAAAATCAAAGGAGAACATCCTGGTCTGTCCATTGGAGATGTCGCAAAGAAACTGGGAGAGATGTGGAACAACACCGCTGCAGACGATAAACAGCCTTATGAAAAGAAGGCTGCTAAGCTGAAGGAGAAAtatgaaaag GATATTGCTGCATACCGGGCCAAAGGGAAGGTTGATGGAGGCAAAAAAGTAGTTGCCAAGGCTGAGAAgagcaagaagaagaaggaagaggaggaggatgaggatgaagatgaagaggatgaagatgatgaagaggaggaagaagaggaggatgaagatgatgatgatgatgaataA